A stretch of DNA from Aspergillus flavus chromosome 3, complete sequence:
CATCATAATACCAGTATCTCATACTATGTAGGCCAAAACCTGACGGCTAAAATGAGATCAAAAGAACCTCGGTAACTTGCATATGACAAGCTGACATAAGCCCATAAATATAGAAACCCTAACCGCCCCCCAAAATGTGGAAAAGCCGAGTCCCAGAGAGAACTACCGACTTCGAATATGGACGTATATGGTGCTTATAAGTCTCATCTGGacttgctggaggatgaagagcgaACAGTTCTAGAGCTTAAAGGAGCTCTCGAAATTCCCCCTCAGGCAGTACAAGATGAGCTGATTGAcgctttcttctcctgggtCGCCCCTGTATTGCCTGTTGTCAACCAGAGAGTCTTTCTGTCCATGTATAAGGATCCTCTAAATCctccttcccttcttcttttacaAGCCATATTTCTCGCAGGGTCGCGGGCTGTTAGGGAGAAAAATCACGGAAAGGAATTATCGCCCGGCGCTCATAGCTCAATGGTATATCTTCAAAGGGCAAAGGCTCTTTACGATGCAGAGTTTGAAAAGGACCATACTACAGTAGTACAAGCGTTACTGCTGATGAGCTGGTATTGGCAGGGGACAGAAGGTGAGTCTGTCGGTCTCTCGAAAGCTGGTATCAGCTAAGCAGTTCCTTTAGATACCACTGAAAATGGGCTATTCTACTGGAGCAGGCTGGCGATTGGTGTAGCACAAAACTTCGGGATGCACAGAAGGTTAGAAATCACAGTTCATATCTtattctttatctttctttctttctttctttctttctttgtttctttctttttttcacCCTTGtaccctttctttccctttatCCCCTTCttgatatattatattagattatggTTAACATTGATTTCCAGCAATGAATTAGAAATGTCACTCTCCGAGCGCCGGCTCTGGAGGCGGATCTGGTGGACTCTGTACACCAGAGACCGTGCCATGGCTGCCGCATATGGCAGGCCTATTAGCATAGATGCGGATCTCACCAACGTAGATACTATCACGCAGGATGATTTTATCGAGAGTGAAGGGCACCAGCCTGACTCGGTTCAAGTCCAATTCTTCATCCAGTACGTCAAACTATGTGAGCTGATGGACCTAGTTGTTGGCCGACGGAGAAGAGCTGGATCACTTACAGAATCTGAATTCGCTCAATGGGAGATTCGTCTTAGCCGATGGATGATGCAATGCCCTGAACAAATGCACTGGGCCCAAGCACGCCATAGCTTTTGGCCTGCTATTCTACATTCCATCTATTTGTAAGTGTGAGACTTATTCTGTCCTAGCTAAGCTAACCCAGAGATTCAGCACGATGGTATGTCAACTCCATACCTTGCTCCCGGCAGTAGCTCGCCCATCGACTTCATCTGCCGTAGCTTTGCAGGCAGGCTCGACGATTGCCTCTATCATGCAGACTATCGTATCCCACGGGCAGGTAACTTATGTTCCACCATCAGTGTACGGCCCCTTCTGTTTGACATATCCTTCCACGAATACAACCTAACCTTCTCAAAGCATCTATAGTATTCTAACTGTACTAAGCGCCGCCAAAAGTCAAAAGCTTACATCCAGTCCCACTCTAATCCTTCAATGGCGCGCGAACATCGAAACCTGCCTTCAGGTTTTAGAGCTTATATCAACGGTTTGGCCAATAGCACGTTCGATTCGCGAAGGCGCTGGACTCATATACAGCGAGAAATACTTCGACTCGCTGCTCAACGAGGCGCTGACAAATTTAGAGACCCAAAGTCAAGAGACTCAGGTGGGACAACATCGAAGGATAAGATATAGTCGACCAAGACGAGGAAATCCAGATCTCCTTCTGCCCGAGAGTCGGATCATAGTCAAGATATCTCCAGGCCTTCCTTTGACACAACGTACATCGATGGGACACCGGAAAACGCCAAGCCATTCACACGGGAAGAAGACTCATTTAGGGGGAGGCGTAGATGATTCTATGTGCGCTGCACACAATACATCAGAGGCTTGCTCTGCCTACCCCGACCCAGCGGATGTCCTTCATTCATTGCAGGTCTCCATTGGAATGAGGCAAGGAGTACCGGAGACTGAGCCAGAAAACGCATAATTACTATTCATAGACAATGCGAATGAGCACCTCCTAACTTTTACCCCATAAACGGGCTAAATTGAAGCACAAAAACTACCATATTCAGAATAGTCTTTTCAAAACAATACTCCTTTAGCTATCTCGATAACCCTATCTCTCAAATACATCcatcaaccacaaccaaacTAAACCCCAACTCCCTAAAGCTTATGTCTCTTCTCCCCAGTAGCAATCTTCCTGAACTCCGCCTGAGGAATCCCATCCACAAACCTCCtcaaccccccaaaaacCTCCTGCACCGCCTGAGAGCCAAACTCCCTATCCCCAGGCTCCCGAAGCAACCTCTTAATCTCCAAAACACTCGAACCCACCAAATGATCCCCAAACCGACCCCGAATCTCACCCAACACCATCTCCCTAAACCTCTCCTCGTCTCCACCAGCATCCAACACCTGATTCACAAACCCAACCTGCTGCAACTCCTCAACCGGAATCCTCCGGCTGGAAAGCAACGCCTCCTTAGCCTTGCTAATCCCAAGACGGCGCACAAAGGCGAGACTGGCCCCGCCCTCGGTGACAAGCCCGAGCGACGAAAACGGGGTAAGGAGGTATGCGTTCGGTGttgcgaagatgaagtcCGAATGCGCGATGACTGCCGCTGAGAGGCCTATCACGGGGCCGTTCAGGGCTGTCACTAGGATCTTGGGATGGGTGTAGAAGGCATCGGCTAGGTCGATGTTGTTGAGGACCAGGGCGCGGAGCCAGTACTGGCGGGGTGGGGTTTTTTTGGCGTCGGGTGGTGGGCGGGTTACGTCTGCGCCTCTGTATTGATCATATcttagtattctatatatgTCTTGCTAATTATAGACCATGGGTGGTCTTTGGATAGATGGTGGGTATGGTACGTAcgcggagaagaagcggcCTTTGCCGATTAACAGCGTGACCAGGACTTCGTCGTGCTGGGCGATTTCTCGCAGCGTGGTGGCTAGTTTGTAGTAGTCTTCTTGGCTCAGGGCATTGAGCTTCTCTTGGTTGTTGAGAGTTACGATGGCGAGGTTGTCGTTGTATTCGACTGTGACGGTTTGGGGTGCTGCCATTTTGGAAGAGATGAGTGGGTGAGATGTATGCTTTGGAGATCAGTGATGATTTTTGTGTGAATGGGGTTTTGAAGAGCAAGAGGTTTTgtcgatatatatatccatttCTAATGCCGTGTTGAGGTACATTAACCACGCTATGGAGGGAATGCCGAGCCGAGCGTCGGTCTACAGATTTCGCCCAGATAACCCGACATTCGGCTCGGCAGGATTTATATTAGTAGAAATCGGATACACGCCATGCACAGGAACCCGAGCATTCACGATCTTACTAGTATGATTGCTACCGAGGGTAGAATTCTCAGATTACTGATAGATGTCTATATCAAGACTAGTACGACCGTCACCTTAAGCCGGTCCCGCGGGCTTGTCTAGTTTGATGCTACAGTTTTCATGGCAATGCCATTTCCACCCTCTT
This window harbors:
- a CDS encoding fungal-specific transcription factor domain-containing protein, coding for MLVHVYLQINVGQFRQLSNDLKKFIRQIRCIPNHTPFRFANTFGDALYDHRVGGEFGPFAETSDFTSYSIPEHTSSETRNAIPSVLSRPYRSFFSHAALHSTNILISQGRLSGIVDWECAGYFPEYWEFTKAIFEIINNETLEKIMLNAFDEDYGDELDVERTLWRDSPFVSHTINPNRPPKCGKAESQRELPTSNMDVYGAYKSHLDLLEDEERTVLELKGALEIPPQAVQDELIDAFFSWVAPVLPVVNQRVFLSMYKDPLNPPSLLLLQAIFLAGSRAVREKNHGKELSPGAHSSMVYLQRAKALYDAEFEKDHTTVVQALLLMSWYWQGTEDTTENGLFYWSRLAIGVAQNFGMHRSNELEMSLSERRLWRRIWWTLYTRDRAMAAAYGRPISIDADLTNVDTITQDDFIESEGHQPDSVQVQFFIQYVKLCELMDLVVGRRRRAGSLTESEFAQWEIRLSRWMMQCPEQMHWAQARHSFWPAILHSIYFTMVCQLHTLLPAVARPSTSSAVALQAGSTIASIMQTIVSHGQVTYVPPSVIYSILTVLSAAKSQKLTSSPTLILQWRANIETCLQVLELISTVWPIARSIREGAGLIYSEKYFDSLLNEALTNLETQSQETQVGQHRRIRYSRPRRGNPDLLLPESRIIVKISPGLPLTQRTSMGHRKTPSHSHGKKTHLGGGVDDSMCAAHNTSEACSAYPDPADVLHSLQVSIGMRQGVPETEPENA
- a CDS encoding putative 3,2-trans-enoyl-CoA isomerase (peroxisomal d3,d2-enoyl-coa isomerase) codes for the protein MAAPQTVTVEYNDNLAIVTLNNQEKLNALSQEDYYKLATTLREIAQHDEVLVTLLIGKGRFFSAGADVTRPPPDAKKTPPRQYWLRALVLNNIDLADAFYTHPKILVTALNGPVIGLSAAVIAHSDFIFATPNAYLLTPFSSLGLVTEGGASLAFVRRLGISKAKEALLSSRRIPVEELQQVGFVNQVLDAGGDEERFREMVLGEIRGRFGDHLVGSSVLEIKRLLREPGDREFGSQAVQEVFGGLRRFVDGIPQAEFRKIATGEKRHKL